One genomic window of Parafrankia irregularis includes the following:
- a CDS encoding glycosyltransferase family 2 protein: MVTERQSPTISGAVHTVDVVLPCLDEAAALPWVLERIPVGYRAIIADNGSTDGSAELARALGAQVVDVPMRGYGAAVHAGLLAARAPVVCVCDADASLDPTELPRLVAPVAAGEADLVVGRRRAVRREVWPLHARTGNAIVAHQLRRRGGVPVRDIGPMRAARREALLALGVVDRRFGYPLELLARAAAADWRIAEVDVAYLPRRGRSKVTGTALGTARAVRDMSAVLRSMP; encoded by the coding sequence ATGGTCACTGAACGTCAGTCGCCGACGATTTCCGGCGCCGTCCACACGGTGGACGTCGTGCTGCCATGCCTGGACGAGGCCGCCGCCCTGCCCTGGGTGCTGGAGCGGATCCCGGTCGGCTACCGGGCGATCATCGCGGACAACGGCTCCACCGACGGCTCCGCCGAGCTGGCGCGGGCGTTGGGCGCGCAGGTCGTGGACGTGCCGATGCGGGGCTACGGGGCGGCCGTGCACGCCGGCCTGCTCGCCGCCCGCGCCCCCGTCGTCTGCGTCTGCGACGCGGACGCCTCGCTCGACCCGACGGAACTGCCGCGGCTGGTCGCGCCGGTCGCCGCCGGCGAGGCGGATCTCGTCGTCGGCCGGCGCCGGGCGGTGCGGCGCGAGGTGTGGCCGCTGCACGCGCGCACCGGCAACGCGATCGTCGCCCACCAGCTCCGCCGGCGCGGCGGAGTACCGGTCCGCGACATCGGCCCGATGCGCGCCGCCCGCCGGGAGGCACTGCTGGCGCTGGGCGTGGTCGACCGCCGCTTCGGCTATCCACTGGAACTGCTCGCCCGAGCCGCGGCGGCCGACTGGCGCATCGCCGAGGTCGACGTCGCCTATCTGCCCCGCCGGGGCCGGTCGAAGGTCACCGGGACCGCGCTGGGCACCGCCCGCGCGGTGCGGGACATGTCGGCCGTGCTGCGGAGCATGCCGTGA
- a CDS encoding TIGR04282 family arsenosugar biosynthesis glycosyltransferase, whose amino-acid sequence MRLIVIAKQPRPGRVKTRLTPPYLPEQASALAAAALADTLDTVVSACASRHLAWPVRPLVVLDGAPGDWLPAGVPVVAQASGPFDERLAAAFDAVRGEPALLIGMDTPQVGVRTLVEACRALRRTDAVLGAALDGGWWALGLRSADGAMVRGVATSRPDTGAVQHARLEAADLRVADLPMLRDVDTAADVEPVAAQAPGGRFAALARSFRGMGETRLTQPG is encoded by the coding sequence GTGAGACTGATCGTCATCGCCAAGCAGCCGCGGCCGGGCCGGGTGAAGACCCGGCTGACGCCGCCCTACCTGCCCGAACAGGCATCGGCATTGGCAGCGGCCGCACTCGCCGACACCCTGGACACCGTCGTGTCCGCCTGCGCGAGCCGCCACCTCGCCTGGCCCGTGCGCCCCCTGGTGGTACTCGACGGAGCACCCGGTGACTGGCTGCCGGCAGGTGTGCCGGTCGTCGCCCAGGCGAGCGGGCCGTTCGACGAGCGGCTCGCCGCCGCCTTCGACGCCGTCCGCGGAGAACCGGCCCTGCTGATCGGGATGGACACCCCCCAGGTAGGCGTCCGAACCCTGGTCGAGGCCTGTCGGGCGCTGCGACGGACGGACGCGGTCCTCGGCGCGGCGCTCGACGGCGGCTGGTGGGCGCTCGGCCTGCGCTCGGCCGACGGTGCCATGGTTCGCGGGGTCGCGACCTCACGCCCCGACACCGGCGCCGTGCAGCACGCCCGGCTCGAGGCGGCCGATCTGAGAGTGGCGGACCTGCCCATGCTGCGGGACGTCGACACGGCCGCCGACGTCGAGCCGGTCGCGGCCCAGGCACCGGGCGGAAGGTTTGCCGCCCTGGCCCGCTCCTTCCGGGGCATGGGCGAGACACGTCTGACGCAGCCGGGATGA
- a CDS encoding response regulator transcription factor, giving the protein MARVLLVDDDPTVADVVDRYLSHAGFQVDRAGDGNAALALAAERRPDLVVLDLMLPGVGGLQVCRQLRERSSVPIVMLTALGEESDRVTGLETGADDYITKPFSPRELVLRVQSVLRRTLAPPPAGRGVLRAGSLVVDVAARVATRDGGSLALTVREFDLLAFLMAHPGEAFSRVTLLERVWGWTYGDASTVTVHIRRLREKVEADPTSPALLLTVWGIGYRFDAGVETGAGLGAETGAGARAGLGLGLGTGVAPS; this is encoded by the coding sequence ATGGCCCGGGTGCTGCTCGTCGATGATGACCCGACCGTGGCGGACGTCGTCGACCGCTACCTCTCCCACGCCGGTTTCCAGGTGGACAGGGCCGGTGACGGCAACGCGGCGTTGGCGCTCGCCGCCGAGCGCCGTCCCGATCTCGTCGTCCTGGACCTGATGCTGCCTGGCGTGGGTGGGCTGCAGGTGTGTCGCCAGTTGCGGGAACGAAGCTCCGTGCCGATCGTGATGCTGACGGCCCTCGGTGAGGAGTCCGACCGGGTCACCGGGCTGGAGACGGGTGCTGACGACTACATCACCAAGCCCTTCTCCCCTCGTGAGCTGGTTTTGCGGGTCCAGTCGGTGCTGCGCCGGACGTTGGCGCCGCCGCCGGCCGGCCGCGGCGTGCTGAGGGCCGGCTCCCTGGTCGTCGACGTCGCCGCCCGGGTGGCGACCCGCGACGGCGGGTCCCTCGCGCTGACCGTGCGCGAGTTCGACCTGCTCGCGTTCCTGATGGCGCATCCGGGTGAGGCGTTCTCCCGCGTGACGCTGCTGGAGCGGGTGTGGGGCTGGACCTACGGCGACGCCTCGACCGTGACCGTCCACATCCGCCGGCTGCGCGAGAAGGTCGAGGCCGACCCGACGAGCCCGGCGCTGCTGCTGACGGTCTGGGGCATCGGGTACCGGTTCGACGCCGGCGTCGAGACCGGGGCCGGTCTCGGGGCCGAGACCGGGGCTGGAGCCCGGGCCGGTCTCGGTCTCGGTCTCGGCACGGGCGTGGCCCCGTCATGA
- a CDS encoding sensor histidine kinase, with the protein MTDLLHIVGIALACSLIAPLLVAPLLRWLRRASIRVWGAVLVLAGVVAMAAGVAGTAQAMFLSDHDLDVVLVVLAVSAVAATVTTLWLGRPLARASIMVTQAAGHLGEPTYDPVRRPPPTAELAAITRALDESHRRLVAARERERALEASRRELVSWVSHDLRTPIAGIRATAEALDDGVVTDAATVARYHRAMVRSSERLSSLVDDLFELSRLHAGSLELTLETVALRDVVSDAVAAADPLARAKGVLLHGEADDTAKVDVDVAEVGRVLGNLLANAIRHTPSDGTVAVTANVSAAHAVVSVADTCGGIPEADIDRIFETGFRGEPARTPSTGGAGDDGPPAATAPEGSQSGLGLAIVRGIVEAHGGGVTVHNVDGGCRFVVELPLAA; encoded by the coding sequence ATGACGGACCTGCTGCACATCGTCGGGATCGCGCTGGCCTGCTCGCTGATCGCCCCGCTGCTCGTCGCTCCGTTGCTGCGCTGGCTGCGGCGCGCCTCGATCCGCGTCTGGGGCGCGGTGCTCGTCCTCGCCGGGGTCGTCGCCATGGCGGCCGGCGTCGCCGGAACGGCCCAGGCGATGTTCCTCTCCGACCACGACCTCGATGTGGTTCTCGTCGTGCTGGCGGTGTCCGCCGTGGCCGCGACCGTGACGACGCTCTGGCTCGGCCGCCCGCTCGCCCGGGCGTCCATCATGGTCACCCAGGCGGCCGGGCACCTGGGCGAACCCACCTACGATCCGGTCCGCCGGCCGCCGCCGACAGCCGAGCTGGCGGCGATCACCCGGGCGCTCGACGAGTCGCACCGGCGGCTGGTGGCCGCACGAGAACGGGAACGGGCGCTGGAAGCGAGCCGCCGGGAACTGGTCTCCTGGGTCAGCCACGACCTGCGGACGCCGATCGCCGGCATCCGTGCGACCGCCGAGGCTCTCGACGACGGGGTGGTCACCGACGCCGCCACCGTCGCCCGCTACCACCGGGCCATGGTGCGCAGCTCGGAACGGCTGTCCAGCCTCGTCGACGACCTGTTCGAGCTGTCGAGGCTGCATGCGGGCTCGTTGGAGCTCACGTTGGAGACGGTGGCGCTGCGCGACGTCGTGTCGGACGCGGTGGCCGCGGCGGACCCGCTCGCCCGGGCGAAGGGCGTGCTCCTTCACGGCGAGGCCGACGACACCGCGAAGGTCGACGTCGACGTCGCCGAGGTCGGCCGGGTGCTGGGCAACCTGCTGGCCAACGCGATCCGGCACACCCCCAGCGACGGAACGGTCGCGGTGACGGCGAACGTGTCGGCGGCACATGCCGTGGTGTCCGTCGCGGACACCTGCGGCGGGATTCCCGAGGCGGACATCGACCGGATCTTCGAGACCGGTTTCCGCGGCGAGCCCGCGCGCACGCCCAGCACAGGTGGCGCGGGCGACGACGGCCCGCCCGCGGCCACCGCCCCCGAGGGAAGCCAGTCGGGACTCGGCCTGGCGATCGTGCGCGGCATCGTCGAGGCCCACGGTGGCGGTGTGACCGTCCACAACGTCGACGGTGGCTGCCGGTTCGTCGTCGAGCTCCCGCTCGCCGCCTGA
- a CDS encoding NAD-dependent epimerase/dehydratase family protein: MRILVTGGAGFIGSHLVEALVAAGERVRVLDALDPAVHRARPSREDLPADLVVGDVRSAATVESALDGVDAVCHLAAKVGHGVDLDDLPAYAGHNDLGTAVLLAAMARRGVRRLVLASSMVVYGEGAYRCETHGRVRPDPRDDADLRAGRYEPACPGCGLPLEPTLVHEDAPLDPRSVYAATKVAQEHLAAVWAAASGGSVVALRYHNVYGPRMPRDTPYAGVASIFRSALERGEAPQVHEDGAQLRDFVHVRDVARATALALSPRAGEPGRLRALNIGSGEPRTVGEMAWALSRAYGGPDPVVTGRYRAADVRHVTASSGLARDVLGYQPTVGFTDGLTDFARAPLRV; the protein is encoded by the coding sequence GTGCGAATCCTCGTCACCGGCGGTGCCGGTTTCATCGGGTCCCATCTCGTCGAGGCGCTGGTGGCGGCAGGGGAGCGGGTCCGGGTGCTGGACGCGCTGGATCCCGCCGTCCACCGGGCCCGGCCCAGCCGAGAGGACCTGCCGGCCGACCTCGTCGTCGGGGACGTCCGCAGCGCGGCCACCGTCGAGTCCGCTCTCGACGGAGTGGACGCGGTGTGCCATCTGGCCGCGAAGGTCGGGCACGGCGTCGACCTCGACGACCTGCCCGCCTACGCCGGCCACAACGATCTCGGCACAGCCGTGCTGCTCGCCGCGATGGCCCGCCGCGGTGTGCGCCGGCTGGTGCTGGCGAGCTCGATGGTCGTCTACGGCGAGGGCGCGTACCGATGTGAGACCCATGGCCGGGTCAGACCGGACCCCCGCGACGACGCCGACCTGCGGGCCGGGCGCTACGAGCCGGCCTGCCCCGGCTGCGGGCTGCCGCTGGAGCCGACGCTTGTGCACGAGGACGCGCCGCTGGACCCGCGCAGCGTCTACGCCGCCACCAAGGTCGCGCAGGAACATCTCGCCGCGGTCTGGGCGGCCGCCAGCGGCGGATCGGTGGTCGCGCTGCGCTACCACAACGTCTACGGCCCGCGGATGCCGAGGGACACCCCCTACGCGGGGGTCGCCTCGATCTTCCGCAGCGCCCTGGAGCGGGGAGAGGCCCCGCAGGTGCACGAGGACGGAGCCCAGCTCAGGGACTTCGTACACGTACGGGACGTCGCCCGGGCCACCGCCCTGGCGCTGTCCCCGCGGGCCGGTGAGCCCGGGCGGCTGCGGGCGCTCAACATCGGCAGCGGCGAGCCGCGCACCGTCGGTGAGATGGCCTGGGCACTGTCCCGCGCGTACGGCGGCCCTGATCCCGTCGTCACCGGCCGCTACCGGGCGGCCGACGTCCGCCACGTGACCGCCTCCTCGGGCCTCGCCCGCGATGTTCTCGGCTACCAGCCGACGGTCGGTTTCACCGACGGCCTGACGGACTTCGCCCGGGCTCCGCTGCGGGTGTGA
- a CDS encoding hemerythrin domain-containing protein, with protein sequence MFLAVTFGLTALSTAVALGQSVDVRHIGDASGLGQTAMYAQALWPLLGAVAARLAVRRPHRPGTGADQAGPAATRAAAAPGGADGAAARDGWGWRRPSARVLGLAWLYGVSYPLLGGLVLWMTGLGGFDGAGLADTFALGGLPTAVGTALAVVLGLTVGCAPYVLLAIGEEVGWRGVLVPHLAEGNSPARVVLLGGLIWSAFHLPIIVALGGTPDGVPTPVAAVCFTVALTALGATLAWQRLRHGLWPAVVTHAAVNATLYTVVEPATTDRAHTGWFGTETGLLLAVASVVAAVCWSRRAPLRPSAAGAVVADIADIANAVDAVDITATPSAASTQATPKQAAPAQVGGPARASEPIDTSDMQVVHAMFRRQFGLLPDLVRASRPGDSGQATAVADHLDLLLALLREHHSGEDRVLWPLLVERAPTLTAAATLVLVGRQHDGVDQLADAVRQAAQAWRRGAALADRDRLAGLLEDLGVALEDHLDAEEREIVPLAATLLTATEWAALGRDGSLKLSPRQLLLSLGMIEDGAGPQGLARMTSELPSVARPLVAGLARRVHRRTMRTLTRA encoded by the coding sequence GTGTTCCTCGCCGTGACCTTCGGGCTGACGGCTCTGAGCACGGCGGTGGCGCTGGGCCAGTCCGTCGATGTCCGCCATATCGGCGACGCCTCCGGCCTCGGGCAGACCGCCATGTACGCGCAGGCGCTCTGGCCGCTGCTCGGCGCGGTGGCAGCCCGGCTGGCGGTGCGGCGCCCCCACCGTCCCGGTACTGGCGCCGACCAGGCTGGTCCTGCCGCCACCAGAGCAGCTGCTGCCCCCGGCGGTGCCGACGGCGCTGCCGCCCGGGACGGATGGGGGTGGCGGCGGCCGTCCGCGCGCGTTCTGGGCCTGGCCTGGCTCTACGGGGTGAGCTACCCGCTGCTGGGCGGACTCGTGTTGTGGATGACCGGGCTCGGCGGCTTCGACGGTGCCGGACTCGCCGACACCTTCGCGCTCGGCGGCCTACCCACTGCCGTCGGCACGGCGCTGGCCGTGGTGCTGGGTCTGACCGTGGGCTGCGCGCCCTACGTCCTGCTGGCGATCGGGGAGGAGGTCGGCTGGCGCGGCGTGCTCGTCCCACATCTGGCGGAAGGGAACTCGCCGGCCAGGGTCGTGCTGCTCGGCGGCCTGATCTGGTCGGCGTTCCACCTTCCGATCATCGTCGCCCTGGGCGGGACTCCGGACGGCGTGCCGACGCCGGTCGCCGCCGTCTGCTTCACGGTCGCGCTGACCGCGCTGGGCGCGACGCTGGCCTGGCAGCGGCTGCGCCACGGCCTGTGGCCGGCGGTGGTCACCCATGCCGCGGTGAACGCGACGCTCTACACGGTCGTCGAGCCGGCCACGACTGACCGGGCCCACACCGGCTGGTTCGGAACGGAGACCGGCCTGCTGCTCGCGGTGGCCTCGGTCGTCGCGGCGGTCTGCTGGTCGCGGCGCGCGCCGCTGCGCCCCTCCGCAGCCGGCGCGGTCGTCGCGGACATCGCGGACATCGCGAACGCCGTGGACGCCGTGGACATCACGGCAACCCCGTCGGCCGCCTCGACGCAGGCCACGCCGAAGCAGGCAGCCCCGGCACAGGTCGGCGGCCCGGCACGGGCCAGCGAGCCCATCGACACCTCGGACATGCAGGTCGTGCATGCCATGTTCCGCCGGCAGTTCGGCCTCCTGCCCGATCTCGTCCGTGCCAGCCGGCCGGGGGACAGCGGCCAGGCGACAGCGGTCGCGGACCATCTGGACCTGCTGCTGGCCCTGCTGCGCGAGCACCACAGCGGCGAGGACAGGGTGCTGTGGCCCCTGCTGGTCGAACGGGCGCCGACGCTCACGGCGGCGGCGACGCTCGTCCTGGTCGGGCGCCAGCATGACGGTGTCGACCAGCTGGCCGACGCCGTCCGCCAGGCTGCGCAGGCCTGGCGCCGCGGGGCCGCCCTGGCGGACCGGGACCGGCTGGCCGGCCTGCTGGAGGATCTCGGCGTGGCCCTGGAGGACCACCTCGACGCCGAGGAACGCGAGATCGTCCCGCTGGCAGCCACCCTGCTCACCGCGACCGAGTGGGCGGCGCTCGGCCGGGACGGCTCGTTGAAGCTGTCCCCACGCCAGCTGCTGCTCTCGCTCGGGATGATCGAGGACGGTGCCGGGCCGCAGGGACTGGCACGGATGACCTCCGAGCTGCCATCGGTCGCCCGGCCGCTCGTCGCGGGCCTCGCCCGCCGGGTGCACCGCCGGACCATGCGAACACTGACCCGAGCCTGA
- a CDS encoding BTAD domain-containing putative transcriptional regulator encodes MRLGVLGAVTAWDVQGRDLDLGVGRAATLLALLVAQCQAPLSPARLADQLWSGQPPATAATTLQGWISRLRRRLEPDVPAAQARLLVTRATGYQLILTDPVRQLDSAAFRHDAARLEAHLRDGHPELAAAAGRAALGRWRGDEPYGGLLDDALPEQPSRLREERLLAVERHTLARLDLGDHRGLLGELAAVVAAQPTRESLVAMRALALYRADRQVEALSELARARALLRDELGLDPGPTLRAVEAAVHQADPAAARPGWWPGRRSTVSAPSARTDVPPRSQPAPPAPSSLVLSPPPPLASARQPALAAPPTALARASSPFVGRAAELERARAVVDLPAGGARALVVSGPAGVGKTRLVTEVLATLPAADGTVRGAAPSAVHGRARCLPGDDAAPYDLCRALFPALAPPAEASVRSWALLLAAALGAEPGPVPAAGQVLGQAPGQGPDPAAGAGLSKIVVDDLQWADAASLRVLAALVRGRTDADRPLLISVTVRDEYLGGAADAGGGSGADRGDRGDPAGPADSAGASDALEAFLAELGRLPGDHLRLRPLASTAVAEYVAAIMPRVGAIPARGPGSPVAPGNTTATDITASDITASEAAAADVAAVAAVVAERSAGNAFFMTELTRLVAAGRPARDLPDRVIDVISSRVAALGEPARGLLRVAAVLGDDVAWDVIAQVADDGSSSGSSRGGRDQVTTSAALDEAFDNAVRAGLIADEPGVVRFAHALVRESLVARTTRRLQADWHRRCADVLLAGGAGVQAVADHLLRGDDPRAAGAALAAAEAALVVADFDGAVSWARRGLDRTPTTAGPQPPHFSRPQTPPPTQLSPPQLSPKQLSPTRQRARLGLAAGRALYRAGRLSESAELLATTYDEATLAGESDLAAQAALEAAGGPVTGYWSMAGETAPDVLARLLEARRLPGLTPATAGAVEAACAARFALAGDLRRAEQHLTAAQAVFEATEDASADLERMVLLARFVTWWRPDLAARRLAVLDRLGALAAGDVGARLTVAQLRALTLLELGELAEADGQAQLLAATARRLRYDDFTLVACWWKAMRDLMSGRLDDARRQAESVFSPLLTASAQAAAVARASVEAIGGMVAWELGALAAALPEAAAPAPTDHPGWLIVRALGLAQAGDADASLAVLAPLLRPGLPAIGSGPPATASLILLTEWCWHARTRSDARDWARPLLERVEPWADAVIVFAPGGVCMGSGQLYVGTLAAIVGDHERARRALDAAQAVNERLGMPLFAARAAARRLSPGT; translated from the coding sequence ATGCGTCTCGGGGTGTTGGGCGCGGTGACGGCGTGGGACGTCCAGGGGCGCGATCTCGACCTCGGTGTCGGGCGGGCCGCCACCCTGCTCGCGCTGCTGGTGGCCCAGTGCCAGGCACCGCTGTCACCGGCCCGGCTGGCCGACCAGCTGTGGTCGGGGCAGCCACCGGCCACAGCCGCCACCACCCTGCAGGGGTGGATCTCCCGGCTGCGGCGTCGCCTCGAGCCTGACGTTCCGGCGGCGCAGGCACGTCTGCTGGTCACCAGGGCCACCGGCTACCAGCTGATCCTCACCGACCCGGTCCGTCAGCTGGACTCCGCCGCCTTCCGCCACGACGCGGCGCGGCTCGAGGCGCATCTCCGTGACGGCCACCCGGAGCTGGCCGCCGCGGCCGGGCGGGCCGCCCTGGGCCGCTGGCGCGGCGACGAGCCCTACGGAGGCCTGCTCGACGACGCCCTTCCCGAACAGCCCAGCCGGCTGCGGGAGGAGCGGCTGCTCGCCGTCGAGCGCCACACGCTGGCCCGCCTCGACCTGGGTGACCATCGGGGACTGCTGGGGGAGCTCGCGGCCGTCGTCGCCGCCCAGCCGACCCGCGAGAGCCTGGTGGCGATGCGGGCGCTTGCCCTCTACCGCGCCGACCGCCAGGTCGAGGCACTGTCCGAGCTCGCCCGGGCTCGCGCCCTGCTGCGCGACGAGCTGGGCCTGGACCCGGGCCCGACGCTGCGCGCGGTCGAGGCCGCCGTGCACCAGGCGGACCCGGCCGCGGCACGTCCCGGCTGGTGGCCTGGACGCCGCTCCACGGTGTCCGCGCCCTCGGCCCGGACCGATGTCCCGCCCCGGTCGCAGCCTGCACCGCCTGCACCTTCGTCGCTGGTACTTTCGCCGCCGCCGCCGCTGGCGTCGGCGCGACAGCCAGCCCTCGCAGCGCCACCGACTGCCCTGGCACGGGCGTCGTCGCCGTTCGTCGGCCGTGCCGCCGAGCTGGAACGGGCGCGGGCCGTCGTCGATCTACCGGCAGGCGGCGCGCGGGCGCTGGTGGTGTCCGGCCCCGCCGGAGTCGGCAAGACACGCCTGGTCACGGAGGTCCTGGCGACGCTTCCCGCTGCCGACGGGACGGTTCGGGGCGCAGCGCCGAGCGCAGTGCATGGCCGGGCACGCTGCCTTCCAGGCGACGACGCCGCCCCGTACGACCTGTGCCGGGCACTGTTTCCGGCGCTGGCACCGCCGGCGGAGGCATCCGTTCGTTCGTGGGCGCTCCTGCTCGCGGCGGCGCTCGGTGCCGAGCCGGGGCCTGTCCCGGCAGCCGGTCAGGTCCTCGGGCAGGCCCCCGGCCAGGGCCCGGACCCGGCGGCCGGCGCCGGGCTGTCCAAGATCGTGGTCGACGACCTGCAGTGGGCTGACGCGGCGTCACTTCGGGTGCTGGCCGCTCTCGTCCGGGGCCGCACCGACGCCGACCGGCCCCTGCTGATCAGCGTCACGGTCCGCGACGAGTATCTGGGTGGCGCCGCCGATGCCGGTGGTGGCAGCGGCGCTGATCGCGGTGATCGCGGTGATCCGGCCGGCCCCGCGGACTCCGCGGGGGCCTCGGATGCCCTGGAGGCGTTCCTGGCCGAGCTCGGTCGGCTGCCGGGCGACCACCTTCGGCTTCGGCCGCTTGCCTCCACCGCGGTCGCCGAATACGTCGCCGCGATCATGCCGCGGGTGGGCGCGATTCCCGCCCGAGGGCCCGGGTCACCCGTCGCGCCAGGGAATACCACGGCTACGGACATCACGGCTTCGGACATCACGGCTTCGGAGGCCGCGGCGGCGGACGTCGCCGCGGTCGCCGCGGTGGTGGCCGAGCGCAGCGCCGGCAACGCGTTCTTCATGACCGAGCTCACCCGGCTGGTCGCCGCCGGACGTCCCGCGCGTGACCTGCCCGACCGGGTCATCGACGTGATCAGCTCGCGGGTCGCCGCGCTCGGCGAGCCCGCGCGCGGACTGCTGCGCGTGGCCGCCGTGCTCGGCGACGATGTCGCCTGGGATGTCATCGCCCAGGTCGCCGACGACGGATCGTCGAGCGGTTCGTCTCGCGGCGGTCGTGATCAGGTAACGACGTCCGCCGCCCTCGACGAGGCGTTCGACAACGCCGTGCGCGCGGGACTGATCGCCGATGAGCCGGGCGTCGTGCGGTTCGCGCATGCGCTGGTCCGGGAGAGCCTGGTCGCCCGCACGACCCGGCGGCTGCAGGCCGACTGGCATCGACGCTGCGCCGACGTGCTGCTGGCGGGCGGCGCCGGGGTGCAGGCGGTCGCGGACCATCTGCTGCGCGGCGATGATCCGCGGGCCGCGGGCGCCGCTCTCGCCGCGGCCGAGGCAGCCCTCGTCGTCGCGGACTTCGACGGCGCGGTCAGCTGGGCCCGCCGCGGCCTGGACCGGACTCCCACCACGGCAGGTCCACAACCGCCGCATTTCTCGCGGCCGCAGACGCCACCACCGACACAGCTGTCACCCCCACAGCTGTCACCCAAACAGCTGTCACCGACACGGCAGCGGGCGCGGCTGGGCCTGGCTGCCGGTCGGGCCCTGTACCGCGCCGGGCGCCTGTCCGAGTCCGCCGAGCTGCTGGCGACCACCTACGACGAGGCGACGCTCGCCGGCGAGTCCGATCTCGCGGCCCAGGCCGCGCTCGAAGCCGCGGGCGGTCCCGTCACCGGCTACTGGTCGATGGCCGGCGAGACCGCACCGGACGTTCTCGCCCGCCTCCTCGAAGCACGCCGCCTGCCCGGACTGACCCCGGCCACGGCGGGAGCCGTCGAGGCGGCCTGCGCGGCACGCTTCGCGCTCGCCGGCGATCTCCGGCGCGCCGAGCAACACCTGACCGCGGCGCAGGCGGTGTTCGAGGCGACCGAGGATGCCTCGGCCGACCTGGAGCGGATGGTGCTGCTGGCCCGCTTCGTGACCTGGTGGCGCCCCGACCTGGCAGCCCGGCGCCTGGCCGTGCTCGACCGCCTCGGCGCACTGGCCGCCGGTGACGTCGGTGCCCGCCTCACCGTGGCGCAGCTGCGCGCCCTGACCCTGCTCGAACTGGGTGAGCTCGCCGAGGCGGACGGGCAGGCCCAGTTGCTCGCCGCCACCGCCCGCCGGCTGCGCTACGACGATTTCACCCTCGTCGCCTGCTGGTGGAAGGCGATGCGTGACCTGATGTCGGGACGTCTCGACGACGCCCGCCGGCAGGCGGAGTCGGTCTTCTCCCCGCTGCTCACCGCCTCCGCCCAGGCCGCCGCGGTGGCCCGGGCGTCCGTCGAGGCGATCGGTGGCATGGTCGCCTGGGAGCTTGGGGCGCTGGCGGCGGCGCTGCCCGAAGCGGCGGCTCCGGCACCGACGGACCATCCCGGCTGGCTGATCGTGCGGGCCCTCGGCCTGGCACAGGCCGGTGACGCGGATGCCTCCCTCGCCGTCCTGGCGCCGCTGCTGCGCCCGGGGCTGCCCGCGATCGGCTCCGGCCCGCCGGCGACCGCTTCGCTGATCCTGCTGACCGAGTGGTGCTGGCATGCCCGCACCCGATCCGACGCCCGAGACTGGGCCCGGCCGTTGCTGGAACGGGTGGAACCCTGGGCCGACGCCGTGATCGTGTTCGCCCCGGGCGGCGTCTGCATGGGCTCCGGGCAGCTGTACGTCGGCACGCTCGCCGCCATCGTCGGCGACCACGAGCGGGCCCGCCGCGCACTCGACGCCGCCCAGGCGGTCAACGAACGTCTCGGCATGCCGCTCTTCGCCGCCCGCGCCGCCGCCCGCCGCCTGTCGCCCGGCACCTGA
- a CDS encoding methyltransferase domain-containing protein, whose amino-acid sequence MRPDTDSPGTDSPGTGAARAAVGVPSPRAVYDAALRAPGSPLLARRNGQWRALRVDRWLGPASDADESLLSRCRGPALDVGCGPGRLAAALAARGITVLGIDIAPFAVVLARQSGASALCRDVFGPLPGAGRWRETLLVDGNIGIGGDPGRLLRRIALLLAPDGTVLVELDPPGAPTGSYWTRLAVEGLVSAPLRWAGVGVDGIAGLAAVSGFEVAETWQSAGRHFARLLSSTRPSSSCKEP is encoded by the coding sequence ATGAGACCTGACACCGACAGCCCGGGCACCGACAGCCCAGGTACCGGGGCCGCACGGGCCGCGGTGGGTGTCCCGTCGCCGCGCGCCGTCTACGACGCCGCGCTGCGCGCTCCGGGCAGCCCGCTGCTGGCAAGGCGGAACGGGCAGTGGCGGGCTCTTCGCGTCGACCGGTGGCTGGGCCCGGCCTCGGACGCCGACGAGTCCCTCCTCTCCCGCTGCCGCGGCCCGGCCCTCGACGTGGGCTGCGGTCCCGGACGTCTCGCGGCCGCCCTCGCCGCCCGCGGGATAACCGTCCTCGGCATCGACATCGCCCCCTTCGCCGTCGTGCTGGCGCGGCAGTCGGGTGCCTCGGCCCTGTGCCGTGACGTCTTCGGCCCGCTGCCGGGTGCCGGGCGGTGGCGCGAGACGCTGCTCGTCGACGGCAACATCGGGATCGGCGGCGATCCCGGCCGGCTGCTGCGCCGGATCGCCCTGCTGCTCGCCCCGGACGGAACCGTGCTGGTCGAACTCGACCCGCCCGGAGCGCCGACCGGCTCCTACTGGACGCGCCTGGCGGTGGAGGGCCTGGTGAGCGCCCCGCTGCGCTGGGCCGGCGTCGGAGTCGACGGGATCGCCGGCCTCGCCGCCGTCAGCGGGTTCGAGGTGGCGGAGACCTGGCAGAGTGCTGGCCGGCACTTCGCCCGTCTCCTCTCCTCGACTCGTCCTTCCTCGTCCTGTAAGGAGCCGTGA